The following are encoded together in the Adhaeribacter arboris genome:
- a CDS encoding translation initiation factor: protein MADKNKKGRQGVVFSTDPDFKYEYEPEEQITTLPPPQQNLKVQLDKKARAGKQVTLVTGFVGTEDDLKELGKLLKNKCGVGGTIKDQEIIIQGDFRDKILQILIQANYKAKKVGG, encoded by the coding sequence ATGGCAGATAAAAACAAAAAAGGTCGTCAGGGAGTTGTTTTTTCTACCGACCCAGATTTTAAATATGAATACGAACCGGAGGAGCAAATTACTACTTTGCCGCCGCCGCAGCAGAACTTAAAAGTGCAGCTAGATAAAAAAGCCCGGGCCGGTAAGCAAGTTACCTTAGTGACGGGTTTTGTAGGAACCGAAGACGACCTGAAAGAACTGGGTAAGTTATTGAAAAATAAATGCGGCGTAGGCGGTACCATCAAAGACCAGGAAATAATCATTCAAGGCGATTTTCGGGATAAAATCCTGCAAATCCTCATTCAGGCTAATTACAAAGCGAAAAAAGTGGGCGGTTAA
- the kdsB gene encoding 3-deoxy-manno-octulosonate cytidylyltransferase, with protein sequence MEIIGIIPARYASTRFPGKPLVSIQGKTMIQRVYEQASKARLAKVLVATDDERILTEVQRFGGEAILTVSHHQSGTDRCFEAYTRYNVPHDYIINIQGDEPFIQPEQINLLVSCFENPATQLATLVKPIETTIELFNPNSPKVVINQHHEAIYFSRQPIPYLRGAEESTWTEKHSYYKHIGIYGYRADILEQITQLPPSPLEKAESLEQLRWLENGFKISVAVTHQETFGIDTPDDLEKALQFKE encoded by the coding sequence ATGGAAATAATTGGTATTATCCCGGCTCGTTACGCCTCTACCCGGTTTCCGGGCAAACCTCTCGTATCTATTCAGGGTAAAACCATGATTCAGCGGGTGTACGAGCAAGCGAGTAAAGCCCGTTTAGCCAAAGTTCTGGTAGCCACCGATGACGAACGAATTTTAACTGAAGTACAACGTTTCGGCGGCGAAGCCATACTTACCGTTAGTCACCATCAAAGCGGCACCGACCGTTGCTTCGAGGCTTACACGCGCTACAATGTGCCGCATGATTATATCATTAATATCCAAGGCGACGAACCATTTATTCAGCCGGAGCAAATTAACTTACTCGTTTCCTGCTTCGAAAATCCAGCTACCCAACTGGCTACTCTGGTAAAACCTATTGAAACGACCATTGAATTATTTAACCCAAACTCACCCAAAGTAGTTATCAACCAGCACCACGAAGCTATTTACTTTAGTCGCCAGCCGATTCCTTACTTGCGGGGAGCCGAAGAAAGTACCTGGACCGAAAAACATTCCTATTACAAGCACATCGGCATTTATGGCTACCGGGCTGATATTCTGGAACAAATTACTCAGCTACCGCCCTCCCCGCTGGAAAAAGCCGAGTCACTGGAGCAATTGCGCTGGCTGGAGAATGGCTTTAAAATCTCGGTTGCCGTTACGCATCAGGAAACTTTTGGAATTGATACGCCAGATGATTTAGAAAAAGCTTTGCAATTTAAAGAGTGA